Below is a genomic region from Ruania alba.
GACCGACGCCCTGGACGTAGAAGCCGTGCAACTCATGGAATGGTGACCACTCCCCGGCGACGCCGTCCAACCGAGTTGCCAGCGAGTCGGCGTCGTCATCATCCAATGGGCACACGTCGAACTCGATCGAGATGGTGGCATCCGGCGGAAGTTCGTCTTCGCCCCACGTGCCCAATATTGACTGGGACCCGATCACCAGGACCGAACTCTGCTGGATGATCTCGGTCGCAGCACGGATTGCGTGCTCAAGCTGCGCTCGGGTTGCCACGGCTCGCCCTTCTGATTGCAGCACGACGCTGCGCCTGTGTGAGCACACCGAGGAAGGGGCCGACCTGACGCATGTCGATCCCGTGCTCGTCGGCCCTCATCATCGTGTCCACCAGGCTCGAAACTGGTCCGCGAAGCACGGACTCCCATTCATCGAGCCATTCCTGAGATTGGTCTCCTCGGACCTGGGAACGCATCTGCCCGATGTTGCTCAGGGCTCGCGCGATCACGGCAGCGAGATCTCGCTGCATGGAGCGAAGCACCTCGCGATGTAGCTCGAGCGCAACCCGGTCTTCGCGGCGCTCCAGATAGGTCACTCGTGAGAGTGCAGAAGCTATGGACTGGTGTGCGGCGTGTTCGTTGCTTGCAGGGCTTTCGATTGCATGCAAAGTGATGTCCAGGGCCCTCAGGAGACCGACTAGCTTTCCGATCTCGGCGCGCGGGTGTCCCGACTCGACGTCGACCACGAACCGGCGTCCGACCTGCGCCTCTTCGGCGAGGCGCGCTTGGGTCCACCCGCGAGCTCGGCGCGCAGACCGCACCGCAGCCCCAAGGCCCTCCGATGAAGTGATCGCGGCCGCATCCATGCACTCAGTTTACAAGAATGTTCCCGTACGGGAACAGACGTCCGCGTTCTGTCGCCGTCCCTCGCGCCGGGAGCGATCAGTGGAGTGCCTGCACGAGGGAGGGGAGCATCCGCGGGTCTGTCTGCAGGATCAGCGTGGTCACGCAGCTCGCCTCCCAGCGGGCGAGCTGCGTGGTGATGTCCGACGGCGTCCCCACCAGCGCCACGTCCGTCACCAGGTCCGTGGGGATGGCTGCCGCCGCACCTGCTTTGTCGCCGGCCAGGTACTTCGCGGTCACCTCGTCGCAGACGTCGCGATAGCCGGCCCGGGCGATCGCCTCGCGGTGGAAGTTGGTGCTCTCCGAGCCCATCCCGCCGATGTACAGGGCTAGGTGGGGCCGAACCTGGTCAGCGGCGGTCTCCAGATCATCGCCAATCACGGCCGGTACCGCGGCGCTGACCTCGAACTCGCCGCGGGGCGACCGGGCGGCATCCCGGCGCGCGAACCCGGTCTCGAGGTTCTCCCGGTACTCGGCGTCGAGCGCGGGGGAGACGAAGGCGGGCAGCCAGCCGTCGGCGATCTCGGCCGCGAGGGCGGTGTTCTTCGGTCCCTGGGCGGCGAGGTGGATCGGCAGGTCGGAGCGCACGGGATGCACGGTGGAGCGCAGTGCCTTGCCGAGGCGCGTGCCGCCGTCGTGGGGAAGCGTGAAGTGCCGACCCGAGAAGGTGACGGGCGCTTCGCGGGCGAGCACCTGCCGCACGATGTCCACGTACTCGCGGGTGCGCTCCAGGGGGCGCGGGTAGGGTTGGCCGTACCAGCCTTCCACCACTTGCGGCCCGGACGCGCCGAGTCCGAGGATGAATCGTCCGCCCGAGAGGTGGTCCAGGGTGAGGGCGGCCATCGCGGTGGCCGTGGGGGTGCGGGCGGCCAGCTGCGCGATGCCGGTGCCCAGGCGAACCCGGTTGGTCTGCGACCCCCACCAGGCGAGCGGGGTGAAGGCGTCCGACCCGTACGACTCGGCTGTCCAGACCGAGTCCAGGCCGAGCTCATCGGCGGCTCGCACCGCCCCAGCGGCACCTGCCGGGGGACCGGCCGACCAATAACCCGTGTGGAATCCGAAGCGCATCCTTCATCCTCGCACTCGGTGCTCGGTGCTCGGTGCTCGGTGCTCGGTGCTCGGTGCTCGGTGCTCGGTGCTCGGTGCTCGGTGCTCGAGGTGGCAGCGCTCGGCAACCGGAGCGCGTCTGCCTCGTCCCGCGTACATCTCGTCACGGCGCACGCACCTCGGCTGTGTGGGGATGGCGTGTGCGCACCCCCACGTGCGAGTACGTCGGCCAATGCCGCTTCGCAGAGTTTGCTCGGCGGCGGCGCACTCCCCGTGTGCGGGTATGCCAGTCCTATGGGGCGTGCGGGTACGCCAATCCTGCTGGCGTGCTGGCGTGCTGGCGTGCTGGCGTGCGGATGTGCAGTGGCGCACGTCCGGTCGGCCTCGATGGTCGGGTAGCTGGCGTTCACCCGGCGTGCTCGTACTCAGCCCGGCTAGTCCTGTGGGGTGGCTTATTCCCGTGGGATGACTGGTGGTCCCGGTGGTGCTGGTTCCTCGGGTGGGAAGGCTGGTTGTTCGCAGGGTGGTGGGTGGTGGTAGTTGATGGGGTGGCCGCTGGGTGTGGTGAAGTGCCAGTGGTCGTGGTGTCGGGTGATGGTGATATCGCGCTGGTGGACCAGGCGATGGTGGAACCAACAGAGCAGGATGCCTTGGTGGGTGTTGGTGTGGCCGCCGCGGGACCACCAGATGCTGTGGTGGATCTCGCCCAACCCGGGTGGTGCGGTGCAGCCGGGGTGCTGGCAGTGCTGGTCGCGGGCCCAGATCGCTTTGGTCTGGGCGGCGGTGTGTAGCCGTTGTGCCCGGCCGACATCCAGGGGTTGGCTGTCGGGGTTGAGGATGATGCGGGTGAACTCGGCATCACAGGTCAGGTGGGCGAGTTCGGTGGGGCTGATCGGGGTGCCATCAGCCAGGGTCGCGGGTTCTGCGCCGACCAGGTGTTCGTGGTCGATGGTTGAGCTGATCACGGGTGCGGACGGGTCGCCCGGGCATCCGGGCGCATGCCCCGGGCCTTCGGCCGGGCCGGATGGCGTACCGAGTCCGGGCAGTGCGGGGGTGGTCCCGAGTGGGCTCCTGTTTGTGCAGGTGCAGCGGGGGCGCCGGTGATCACTGATGGGGGTGGGTGTGGTGGTCAGGCGGTGCAGGGTGTCGGCGGGGACGTGGACGAGCAGGTGGGGGCGGACCCGGGCTGTGGGTTGGAATTGGCCACTGTCGAGGACGTGCTGGGCGAGGGTGACCAGGGCGTGGGCGTTGCGCTGGGACGGGGTGCGTTCATCATCAGCAGCCGGCACCCCGGTGACGGCGGCGAAGGCTTGCTCCACGATGTGACCGTTGGTGTCATCGAGCCACCCGTCCACGCGGCGTCCTGCGGTGGTGGCCGAGACGAAGAGGTGCTCTTTGGCGGAGTCCTCACGCCAGTTCCGCTCCGCCGCCTCCGGGTCAGCCCGCACCGCCCAGGTTTTCACCAGTTTCGTGAAGGAGTCCGCATCCAACACCCGCGCCTGAGCCACGAGGAAGTCCTCACCCACGTCGGGGTGACTCAACCGTTCCCGCAGGATGGGTGTGGTGGTCGCGTGCCTAGCCAACGCAGCCGCATGGTCGCCACTGATCACCCCGGCACGAAGAGCCATGGTGGTGGCGGGCAGGTGGTCACGCAGGGTGCGGGACAGGTGCACCTGGCCACGTGCCTTCCCACCATGAGTCCCAGTGGCGTTGGCCCACCAGGACGCCATCGTGCGTGCCCCCGACACAGCCCACGTCCCATCGGCTTCGACCGCACTGACGGTGGCGGTGGTCAACGCGTCCAACCGGCGTCGCGCCTGCTCCAACTCACCGACCATGTCGGGCAGCACCGCGGAGGGCAGGTCGTGCAGGTCCGTCTCGAGCACGTCATCGAGCAGGGCGGTGATCACGGCCAACTTCCCGGGCGCATCGGTCTCGGTCAGGTGTTCGCTCAGCAGGTCCCGGACAGCCTCGGCCGGGGTGGTGCCCAGGTGGGTGGTGGTGCTCATCCCCGCCTCCTCACGGTCCCCCGAATCCGGCCCTGTTTCCTGCCTCACAGTCTAGAACTGTTGTTCGCCCCGGTCAAGGGTAATCGTTGGTATTGCAACGAAAAGTCCGACTCTGCCTGTGGATGAAGGTGCATCGGGTATGCACTTGTGGACAGGGGCCTTCGAGAGCACGTATCGGGTGCCGTCCTGTGGGCAACCTGCATCGGATGTTCGTGGTGCGTGGTGCGTGGTGCGTGGTTCGTGGTTCGTGGTTCGGCGTTCGTGACGTCTGGTCGAACACCGATCTCCAGCTACCGGCCTTGGGCGCAACCTCTCGGCCCACGTCGAGTCTCAGCGGCGGCCCCCGAGTCGAACACCAGCACGCGCTGGCGATGGAGTCGGTGAGCCGGCAGGGCGAATGCTCGGCGACCTCCCTCCGACGGGGACCTGCTGGTCGATCATTCTCGCGTGCATGGTCCTCTTGACCGCCCGAGCGCTCCTCGTGCCTCGACTACCCCTCGTGCCTTGACCACCCCTCAGGCACCGGAGCCATACTCAACCAAGCGCCACGAGCAGTGCCGAGAGCCATGTCCGTGGAGGCCCAAAGAGGGGCCGACCAGTGGCGCCCGAACAGAGGAGCCCATGCATGTCGAAGTACCTGATCTCGTTCCCCAGTGAGGCCATGGTGATCCCGGAGGGCGACTTCCAGGCCGTGGTCGACGACTCTCATGCCGTCATCGAAGAGGCCAAGGCGGCCGGCGTCTACGTCTTCGGTGGTGGGATCGACGAGGGCATCCCCCCGGTTCTCGTCGCCGGTGACGGCAGCGTCACCGAGGGAACGTACCCAGGGCACACGGCGCCGAACGGCGGCTACACCGTGCTCGAGCTGCCCTCCCGTGAGGCGGCGCTCGAATGGGCGGCCAAGTTGGCGGTCGCCTGCCGCTGCCCGCAAGTGCTCAGGCAGTTCGGGGACGATCCGGCGAGCTGACGGCTCGTCGTCAGGCAGGCACTGGTGCCTCGACACGCTCACGCACCGCCACGCCGTCGGGCCCTTCGAAGCGGCGCCCCCAACCGGTGACCACGGCCACGATCAGCACCACAGTCAGCGCGAGCGGGTACCAGGCGGCGCCGAAGATCTGCACGGTGGAGAGCTCGGGGGCGCCCTCGTGCCCGCCGGTCAGCAGCGCACCGATGAACAGGAAGGCACTGAAGACCGGGATCACGCAGGACAGGCCCATCGCGAAGCAGTCCATCACGTTCGTCCGCCGGTATGGGTGCAGCCCCTGCCGCGCACCGATCTCGTCCGCCACCGGCCCGAAGGTGAGCATCGAGGCCGAGTTCACGCCACCGAAGAGCACGGTGGTGGCGCTGACTCCGAGCCCAATCGCCGCCTCCGCGCCCCGCGGGGTTCCGGCTAGGCGGCCCCGTGCGAGCCCGTCCACGATCCGGTCCAGCACGCCGGCCGCACGCAGCACGCCCATGATCCCGAACACCGCGGTCACCAGACACACCGTCGGCAGCAGCGCGGACACCCCGCCGACCAGGAACCCGGTCGCATGCCCGTCCTCCACCCCGATCACACCGGACGGCTCCAGCAGGCCCGCGAGGAGCGCCGTCACGGTGCCCAGCGCCAGCCCGGCCGTCACGGCGAGGAAGATGTTGCGAGTACGGAACGCGACGAACAGCATCACGGCCATCGGGGCCAGCATGATCAGCCCGAGCGGGTTCGCGCTCTCGGCGAGTTGCGCCTCGTCCACGGCCGCCGCGCCACCGGCGCCCCCGAAGATCGCGAAGCCGACGGCGCTCAGTCCGGCTGCGACCAGGGCGTACCGCGCCCGGCTGGTTACCACGCCGCCGATGTCCGCGGCGCCCTCCTTGCGACGGAACCGCTGCGTGGAGGCGGAGATGATCGTGGTGTCCGAGATCGGCGCGAGGTTGTCGCCGAAGATCGCCCCGGAGACGATGGCGCCCGCGAGCATGGTCGGATCGGCGCCGAGCAGCACTCCGGCCGGGTAGAAGATGGGGAACGCGGTGAACATGGTGCCGATCGAGGAGCCCGTGGCCATCGCGATCAGGCAGCACGCCGCGAACGAGAACAGGGTCAGCACCGCCCCGCTCATCCCGGCCTGGTCGGCGATCCAGACGAACCCGCCGGAGACGTCCGAGTCCTTGATGAGCTGGCCGAGCATGCCGACCATGAAGAGCACCACGATGATCGAGACCGACGTCGGGCTGCCGATCCCCGCCATGACGGCGTCCCAGAACTTGGTGTAGCGCCGGGCCAGCAGGGCGCCGATCAGCAAGGCGATGAACCCGCCCGTGGCGAGCGCGGTCATGTCGAAGGCGTCCAGCACCACGAAGTAGAGCACGCAGAACGCACCGAAGATGGCTACCGGCAGGAACGCCATCGTCCAGCCGCCGCGGAAGGTCAGTGTGTCGTCCGTCTGCTTCTGGTCAGTCATTCGTCTCCACCTCAGGCTCCGCCGCGCACCGTCGCGCGCATGTCGCCCCGGACGGTACACCGCCCCTCCCTCTTGTGCAATCACACTGCACAAGTGCAGTGAGACTGTATGCTGGCGTGCATGATCGGGGGACGACTTCGCGACCTGCGCGCCGAGCAGGGGCTCAGCCTGCGCGCCCTGGCCGAACGGACCGGCCTCTCGGCCACTCTGCTCAGTCAGATCGAGCGGGGCAAGGCCGAACCCAGCCTGAAGTCGCTCCGGCTGCTCGCCTCGGTGCTCGGGCAGTCCGTCGGAGAGCTCTTCGACTCCTCCGAGTCCTTGACGGTGCGCGTCTCCCGACCCGGGGAGCGCTCCCGAATCACCTCCCCGCGCGGGTACATCCAGTACGAGCGTCTCGCCCCCAGCAACGGCCAGCTCGAGGTGCTGCGCGGGGTGCTCGCTCCGGGCGAGGTCTCCAGCGACGAGCCGTGGTCGCACCCTTCGATCGAGTGCGTCGTGGTGCTGACCGGCACGCTCACCGTGCATGTGGCCGAGACCGCTCACGAGGTCACCGCGGGGGAGTCGGTCACCTTCGACTCCCGCCACGCACACCGCTACCAGAACGTCACCGACGGTGTGGTCGAGTTCCTCGTCTCCGTCGCCCCGCCGTCCCCGTAAAGGAACACCATGGACCGCCACAGCATCGACTGGACCGGGTACATCCCCGCCATCACCACCCCCTTCAGCCGCGACGGCGCACTCGACCTGGACTCCCTCGCCGGCCAGATCGCCTGGATGCGCGAGCAGCGACTGCACGGCATCATCCTCGCCGGCACCAGCGGCGAGTGGTTCAGCATGTCCGCCGCCGAGCGTGCCGACCTGTTCACCGAGGGGGCCCGCGCCGCCGACGGGTCGATGTGGGTGATCGGCGCCTGCAACGCCTTCACCGCCGCCGAAGCGATCGAGCACGCCCACGCGGCCGAGCGCGCCGGGCTGGACGGCATCCTGCTCACCCCGCCGCCCTACATCGTGCCGAGCCGGGCCGAGGTGACGCGCTTCTACCAGGACGTCTCCGACGCCACTGACATCCCGCTGTGCGTCTACAACTGGCCCCGCGGCTGCATCGTGGACCTGGACACCGACACGCTCACCGAGCTGGCCGCGATCGAGAACGTGGTGGCGATCAAGAACTCCACCGGGAACTTCTCCCAGTTCCTGGCCGGGATGTACGCCCTCGAGGACTCGGTGCGCTACTTCGGACTGCCCACCAGCGAGCTCGGCGCCGACCTGGCCCTGCTCGGCCACGGCGACGGACTGATGGGCTCGGGCGCCCCGCTCGGCGCCGACCACTCCGACTACTGGCGTGCCATCGACGCCGGCGACCGGGAGCGAGCCGTCGCTCTTGGCGCCCGTGATCGCGTGGTGATGCACCGGTGGTTTCAGCCCGACTACGGTGCCAGGTTCGGCAACCAGCAGGCCATTATGAAGACCGCCCTGCGACTGCAGGGCGTGCCCGCGGGATACGTGCGCCGGCCCCTCCTCGAGCTCACCGACGACGAAGTGGCCATCATCGCCGGGACCTTGCACGACCTCGGTATCGAGACCGTGCCGCTGGCCGACTGACCGATGTCGGCGCACTACGACGCGGTGGTCATCGGCGGCGGTCTGCTCGGCTGCACCGTGGCCTGGATGCTCGCCCGAGACGGCGCCTCGGTGCTGCTCGCCGAGCGCGACGAACTCAATGCGCACGCCTCCGGGCAGAACGCCGGGAGCCTGCACTTCCAGCTCGAGTATCGGATGGTCGAGCAGGGGATCGAGGCCGCCCGCACGGCGGCCGAGGCGATGCCGTTGCACCTGGCCGCCGCCGAGCTGTGGGCCGGTCTGACCGACGAGCTCGGTGAGGAGCTCGGCGTTGCCCAGCACGGCGGGCTGATGCTCGCCGAGGACGCCGAGCAGGCGCGCGTGCTGGAGGCGAAGACCCAGCTCGAACAGTCCTGGGGCCTGGACGTGCAGCTGCTCGACGGGGACGAGGCCCGCCGGATCGCCCCGTACCTTTCCGGCGAGGTGGTGGCCGCCGCGTACTGCCCGATCGAGGGCAAGGCTGACACCCGGATCGCCGCCCCCGCCTTCGCGCGGGGCGCCATGGGCGCCGGTGCGCAGGTGCGCACCCGGACCGAGGTGGTTGCCCTACGCAGGTCTGGCACCTCGTGGCTGGTGGAGCTGGAAACGCCCGACGGCGAAGGTGCTGACGAGCGGGTGGTGACGGACGCCGTCGTGCTCGCTGCGGGGGTGTGGACCGGCGAGCTGGGCGCACTGATCGATGCCAGCCTTCCGACCATCCCGATGGCGCTGACGATGACCGCCACGACCGCGCAAAAGCCCACGATCGGGCACCTGGTGCAGCATGCCGGGCGGCGGCTCTCCCTCAAGCAGGCCAGTGCGGGCAACGTGCTGATCGGGGGCGGGTGGCCGGCCCGGCTGCTCACCGACGCCGCCGGACGCCCCGACTTCCGCCGGCGCCCGGAGCTGATCGCCTCCTCGGTGGCCGGCAACCTCGCTGCCGCGGTGCGGGCCGTGCCCTGGGTGGCCTCCGTTCCCGCGCTGCGCACCTGGGTGGGCACCACCACCGTGACCCCGGACCAGCTGCCACTGGTGGGTGCGGTCCCGGGGAACGCCGGGGTGTTCGTGGCGACCGGCGGCTCCGCTTTCACGTTGGGACCGAGCTTCGCGCAAGTGATCGCCGACCTGGTGCAGCACCGCCCGCCCGGCCACGACCTGAGCCCGTACGACCCCGCCCGGTTCGGCAAGGAGGCAGCGTGAGCAGTTTTCGGCGCCTGGATGTGCGGCGTGGGGCGCCCGTGCAGGTCACCGTGGACGGCGCGCAGGTTCAGGCACACCAGGGGGAGACAGTGGCGGCCGCCCTGCTCGCCGCCGGTGTGGACGAGTTCCGTCGAACCTCTGCCGGTGACCCACGCGCCCCCCTGTGCCACATGGGCACCTGCTTCGAGTGCGTGCTCACCGTGGACGGCGCGCCGCTCACCCGCGCCTGCCTCACGCCGGTGCGCGACGGGATGATCGTGGACCGAGAGGTGGGGCAGCCGTGACGGCGGTGACGATCGTCGGGGCCGGACCGGCTGGGCTCGCTGCGGCCGAGGTGCTGGATGCCCACGACGTGCCGGTGCTGCTGGTGGACGAGCAGCCCCGTCCCGGCGGGCAGATCTTCCGGCAACCCCCAGCCAGCTTCCCCGGAGCGGAGGCCACCTACACGGCCGGCTACGGCTGGGGCAGGGACCTGGTGACCGTGCCGGAGCGGCCGGGTATCAGGTTCGCCGGCTCCACCACGGCGCTCGGCGTGCTGCACGAGCGAGCCGACGAGGGCGGGCACGGGTTGGTCGCCGGACCGGCCGGACCGCGCACCGGGCCGGACCGGCTCAGCGTGGTGCTCCGGGGACCGGACGGAGTGCGCTCGCACGAGACCGCCGCGCTGCTGGTGGCGACCGGCGCCTACGACATGCCTGTCCCGATGCCCGGCTGGACCTTGCCCGGGGTGGTGATGGCCGGTGCCGCGCAGGCCATGGTGAAGAGCCAGAAGATGGTGCCGCCCGGCCCGATCGTGCTCTCCGGCGCCCACCCGTTGCTGCTAGTGGCGGCCGACCAACTGCTCCGCTCCGGCGCCGAGATCTCCGAGCTGGTGCTCACCCGCGGCCTGCCCGGACCGCGTGAGGCCTGGGCGGCGCTCCCGGCCGTGCCCGGTCATGTGGCGATGCTCGCCGAGCTCGGGACCGCACTCGCCCGGCTGGTTCGTGCGGGGGTGCGGATCAGCACGCACAGCACCGTGGTGAGCGCCTCTGGCGCAGACCGGGTGGAGGCCGTGCAGATCGACCGGCTGGATCCCCACGGCAGGCCGAGCGGGCGTCCACGAACCGTCGAGGCCGCCACGCTCGTGCTCGGGTACGGCTTCCAGCCCTCCACCGAGCTGGCCCGGCAGGCGCGGTGCCGTCTGCACCACAACGCCAAGGCCGGTGGCTGGGTGGTGGACCACGACGGCACCGGCCGCACCACCGCACCTGGGGTCTATGTGGCCGGCGAACCGACCGGTGTGGCCGGGGCCGAGGCCTCACGTGCCGAGGGTGTGCTCGCCGCGCTGTCGATCGTGGCCGACCTGGGTCGCCCCGTGGCCGCCACGCGGTGGCGCGACGCCCGGCGGGGCGTGCGTGCTGCGGCCCGGTTCGCCCGCGTGGTCCAGGACCTGTTCCAGGTGCCGTCGGCGCTCCTGGATTCCCTCGCCACCGAGGAGACGGTGGTGTGCCGCTGTGAACGGGTCAGTGCCGGGGACCTGCGGAGCACGCTGGATCGGAATCCGCAAATGACCACCGTCAGTGCCGTGAAGCTCGAGTGCCGGGCAGGCATGGGCCCCTGCCAGGGGCGCTACTGCGAGGCCAGCGTGAGCCGTGCGCTCTGCGCGGCGCGAGGGCGCCGCCCGGATCAGGCCGGGTATGCCGCGGCACACCTGCCGATCAAGCCGGTCCTGGTGCGCGATCTCGCCGCGCTCGCCACGGATTTGCTCGCTACCAACCCCGACGCCACCGACCACCTCGCCACCAACCCCGACGGCGAACGCAACGTTGTGCGGCGTCCACCCGCTCAGGAGCCGCACAACGTTGCGTTCGGCGGGGTGGGGGATGGTGCGCTCGACGGGGTGGGGGATGGGCATACCGACCCGGACGCTCCTGCATCAGGTGGGGTGCGCTGATGACCTCAGGGGGTGGGCGGGGTGACCGCGAGGATGATCTGCGCGCCGGCGTCGGTGTTGTTGGCGAACAGGTGCGGCAGCCGCGAGTCGAAGGTGATCGACTCGCCGGTGGACACCACGTAGTTCTGCCCGTCCACCGTGGCGGTGATCTGCCCGGCCAGCACGTAGACGCATTCGGTGGAGACGTGCCCCCACGGTTCGGCGGCGCTCCGGTCCCCAGGTGCCAGGTCGGCGCGCAGCACCTCCAGGTCGCCGCGCCCGGGAGTGAGGCGCTCGTAGGTGATCTGCCCGGCCGGCGCCTGCATCCGGAACCGCTCCCCGGCCCGCGAGACGTGCACCGGCGGCGCGTCCGGTTCACGGAAGAGGTCCGCGAGGTCGGACTCGAACACCTTCGCCAGCTTGCGCAGGGTCTCGACGCTCGGATCCGTCTTGCCGTTCTCGATCTGACTGAGCAGCGCCACGGACAGCCCGGTGCGCTCGGCCAGCGAACGCAGGGTCAGCGACCGCGCACGGCGCAGCACTCGCAGACGATCACCGATCACAAGCCCTCCCGTGTTTCATTTCGATGAACATTTTCACCAAGGCTATACACTGGCCGCGATTGCATGGTCTCATACCGGCAATCGGAGCCACCGGAGTATCGACCACGCTGACCCAGCGACGAGGCCGGCACGGTCGACTGAATGGAGACATCATGGGAGCGCGACCTGGACGCGTCGGAGCGGCCGTAGCCGTTGCCGCCGCCCTGACACTGACGGCATGCACGGCCGGTGGGAGCGGAAGCGGCGGCGGAGCCGGCGGTGGTGATTCCGACGACGGCGGTGCCACCCAGGGCGGGACTCTCACCGTGAGCACGTCCTTCGTGGTGAACAGCCTGGACCCCGGTCAGGTGTACGAGGCGACCGGTGCCCTGGCCGTGCACGCCATGTACGACACGCTCGTCACGTTCGAGGGCTCCGACGTGACCACCCCGGTGCCGCTCCTCGCCGAGTCGTGGGAGGTCAACGACGACGCCACCGAGTTCACCTTCACGCTCACCGATGGCGCCGTCTTCTCCGACGGGTCCCCGGTCACGGCAGAGGACGTCGTGTTCAGCATCAACCGGCTGCACAACCTGCAGGGCAGCCCCGCGGTCACCGTCGAGGGCCTCGCGGCCAGCTCGCCGTCCGAGGGCGTGGTCGTGGTGACCAGCGAGCAGTCCAACCCGAGCGTGCCCACGATCCTCGCCATGCCTGCGGCCGGCATCCTGAACGCCGAGGCCACCGAGGCCGAGGGTGGCACCGCCGCCGAGGACGCCGCCAGCGTGGACGCCGCCACCGACTTCCTGAACGGCGCCTCCCTCGGTTCGGGCCCGTACATGCTGGACTCCTTCGACCCGGCGTCCGAGATCGTCCTGACGGCGAACCCGGAGTACTGGGGCGAGACCCCCGGATACCAGCGCATCGTGATCTCCAACGTGGAGGCGGAGACGCAGAAACTCACCATGCAGCGCGCCGAGGGCGACCAGATCGCCCTCGACCTCTCCGGTCGCCTGCTCGAGGACCTCCCGGAGAGCGTGCAGGTCTCCGCCAGCCAGGACACCTTCTACTTCCTCACCCTGCACCAGGACCCGGCGGTCTCGGAGATCACCTCCAACCCCGACTTCGTCCGCGCACTGCGTGCCTCGATCGACTACGACGGTCTCGCGGCGCTGTTCGGCGAGGACGCCCTCCCGGCCGCCGGGATGGTGCCGACCGCCTTCCCCGGGGCGCTGCCGGAGGTCGAGGCCCAGCAGCAGGACCTCGACGCGGCCGCCGACCACCTGGAGGCCTCCGGCATCACGGACCCGACCGTGGA
It encodes:
- a CDS encoding (2Fe-2S)-binding protein codes for the protein MSSFRRLDVRRGAPVQVTVDGAQVQAHQGETVAAALLAAGVDEFRRTSAGDPRAPLCHMGTCFECVLTVDGAPLTRACLTPVRDGMIVDREVGQP
- a CDS encoding NAD(P)/FAD-dependent oxidoreductase, with product MTAVTIVGAGPAGLAAAEVLDAHDVPVLLVDEQPRPGGQIFRQPPASFPGAEATYTAGYGWGRDLVTVPERPGIRFAGSTTALGVLHERADEGGHGLVAGPAGPRTGPDRLSVVLRGPDGVRSHETAALLVATGAYDMPVPMPGWTLPGVVMAGAAQAMVKSQKMVPPGPIVLSGAHPLLLVAADQLLRSGAEISELVLTRGLPGPREAWAALPAVPGHVAMLAELGTALARLVRAGVRISTHSTVVSASGADRVEAVQIDRLDPHGRPSGRPRTVEAATLVLGYGFQPSTELARQARCRLHHNAKAGGWVVDHDGTGRTTAPGVYVAGEPTGVAGAEASRAEGVLAALSIVADLGRPVAATRWRDARRGVRAAARFARVVQDLFQVPSALLDSLATEETVVCRCERVSAGDLRSTLDRNPQMTTVSAVKLECRAGMGPCQGRYCEASVSRALCAARGRRPDQAGYAAAHLPIKPVLVRDLAALATDLLATNPDATDHLATNPDGERNVVRRPPAQEPHNVAFGGVGDGALDGVGDGHTDPDAPASGGVR
- a CDS encoding cupin domain-containing protein, encoding MIGDRLRVLRRARSLTLRSLAERTGLSVALLSQIENGKTDPSVETLRKLAKVFESDLADLFREPDAPPVHVSRAGERFRMQAPAGQITYERLTPGRGDLEVLRADLAPGDRSAAEPWGHVSTECVYVLAGQITATVDGQNYVVSTGESITFDSRLPHLFANNTDAGAQIILAVTPPTP
- a CDS encoding ABC transporter substrate-binding protein, which encodes MGARPGRVGAAVAVAAALTLTACTAGGSGSGGGAGGGDSDDGGATQGGTLTVSTSFVVNSLDPGQVYEATGALAVHAMYDTLVTFEGSDVTTPVPLLAESWEVNDDATEFTFTLTDGAVFSDGSPVTAEDVVFSINRLHNLQGSPAVTVEGLAASSPSEGVVVVTSEQSNPSVPTILAMPAAGILNAEATEAEGGTAAEDAASVDAATDFLNGASLGSGPYMLDSFDPASEIVLTANPEYWGETPGYQRIVISNVEAETQKLTMQRAEGDQIALDLSGRLLEDLPESVQVSASQDTFYFLTLHQDPAVSEITSNPDFVRALRASIDYDGLAALFGEDALPAAGMVPTAFPGALPEVEAQQQDLDAAADHLEASGITDPTVELMYPAITYRGVDLGTIATKIQFDAEQAGIEIVLDPQPIASFLEAQTAGEVPFRFSPQSLNYPVAASLVNNFAPGQASAERTGWTEDRASEEIIAAGEAVQSAPDSESQISAIQDWQHLLNEESPYVTLAYNSGVVAATETIANAEYSPAGWQVDLRAVAPQ